In one Cottoperca gobio chromosome 12, fCotGob3.1, whole genome shotgun sequence genomic region, the following are encoded:
- the kcnn2 gene encoding small conductance calcium-activated potassium channel protein 2 isoform X3, translating to METPLQLQNDFFPEQQFQHCKYQHYCGREDRIGKQHDKFCTCNSCTCDARKSLVFRGTSPTTVGTLRTPSETSSRQGCQYSVCEFTPSSHGSSSRHHHPHHQQQHCRDRQRGSLGSSHKDSNSYNEIAMSSCRYNGGVMRPLSNLSSSRRNIHEFDSESQPLQPISGADASDTLVSKPENNSTTLMPYASGDGGGGCGHSGGKSGKKKNQNIGEKLGHRRALFEKRKRLSDYALIFGMFGIVVMVIETELSWGAYGKESLYSLALKCLISLSTIILLGLIIIYHAREIQLFMVDNAADDWRIAMTYERIFFICLEILVCAIHPIPGNYTFTWTARLAYSYVPSKTDADVDIILSIPMFLRLYLIARVMLLHSKLFTDASSRSIGALNKINFNTRFVMKTLMTICPGTVLLVFTISLWIIAAWTVRACERYHDNQDITSNFLGAMWLISITFLTIGYGDMVPNTYCGKGVCLLTGIMGAGCTALVVAVVAKKLELTKAEKHVHNFMMDTQLTKRVKNTAANVLRETWLIYKNTKLVRKMDHARVRKHQRKFLQAIHQLRISCMT from the exons ATGGAAACCCCATTGCAGCTGCAGAACGATTTCTTTCCAGAGCAGCAATTCCAGCACTGTAAGTACCAGCACTACTGCGGACGGGAGGATCGGATCGGCAAGCAGCACGACAAATTCTGCACCTGCAATAGCTGCACCTGTGATGCGAGAAAAAGCCTCGTCTTTCGCGGGACGTCGCCGACCACTGTGGGAACTTTAAGGACACCTTCGGAAACGTCTTCGAGACAAGGTTGCCAGTACAGCGTCTGCGAGTTCACACCCTCTAGTCATGGTAGTTCATCCAGGCATCATCATCCTcaccatcagcagcagcattgcCGCGATCGGCAGCGGGGCAGCCTGGGCAGCAGCCACAAAGACAGTAACTCCTACAATGAAATAGCCATGAGCAGCTGCAGATACAACGGCGGCGTAATGCGGCCGCTGAGCAACTTGAGCTCGTCCCGCAGAAACATACACGAGTTTGATTCCGAGTCACAGCCTTTGCAGCCCATCTCAGGCGCAGATGCGTCGGACACTTTAGTATCCAAGCCGGAGAATAATTCCACCACACTGATGCCTTACGCATCGGGAGACGGAGGGGGAGGCTGCGGCCACAGCGGCGGTAAATCGGGGAAAAAGAAGAACCAGAACATTGGGGAAAAGCTCGGGCACAGGAGGGCCTTGTTTGAGAAAAGGAAGCGGCTCAGCGACTATGCTTTAATCTTTGGGATGTTTGGGATCGTTGTTATGGTTATAGAGACTGAACTCTCATGGGGAGCTTATGGAAAG GAGTCCCTGTATTCATTAGCTCTAAAATGCCTGATAAGCCTTTCTACAATCATTCTCCTGGGGCTGATTATCATATACCATGCAAGAGAGATACAG TTATTTATGGTGGACAACGCAGCTGATGACTGGAGGATAGCCATGACATATGAGCGCATCTTCTTCATCTGCCTGGAGATCCTGGTGTGTGCCATCCACCCCATCCCAGGGAACTACACCTTCACCTGGACAGCACGCCTGGCCTACTCCTACGTGCCATCCAAGACGGATGCAGATGTTGACATTATCTTGTCCATACCCATGTTCCTGCGGCTGTACCTCATCGCTCGTGTCATGCTGCTGCACAGCAAGCTCTTCACGGATGCCTCGTCCCGCAGCATCGGTGCACTTAACAAGATTAACTTTAACACACGCTTCGTGATGAAGACCCTCATGACCATCTGTCCCGGCACCGTGCTGCTGGTCTTCACCATCTCACTGTGGATCATTGCTGCATGGACTGTGAGAGCCTGCGAGAG gtACCATGACAACCAGGACATAACCAGCAACTTTCTAGGAGCCATGTGGTTGATCTCAATCACGTTTCTCACCATTGGATATGGGGACATGGTCCCAAACACATACTGTGGGAAAGGAGTCTGCCTCCTGACTGGCATTATG GGTGCTGGCTGCACTGCCTTGGTGGTGGCTGTGGTGGCAAAGAAACTGGAGTTAACCAAAGCTGAAAAACATGTCCACAATTTTATGATGGACACCCAGCTAACAAAAAGA GTGAAAAACACAGCTGCGAATGTTCTCAGGGAGACGTGGCTCATCTATAAGAACACCAAACTGGTGAGGAAGATGGACCACGCCAGAGTCAGGAAGCACCAGAGGAAATTTCTCCAAGCCATTCACCA ACTCAGAATATCATGTATGACATGA
- the kcnn2 gene encoding small conductance calcium-activated potassium channel protein 2 isoform X2 has translation METPLQLQNDFFPEQQFQHCKYQHYCGREDRIGKQHDKFCTCNSCTCDARKSLVFRGTSPTTVGTLRTPSETSSRQGCQYSVCEFTPSSHGSSSRHHHPHHQQQHCRDRQRGSLGSSHKDSNSYNEIAMSSCRYNGGVMRPLSNLSSSRRNIHEFDSESQPLQPISGADASDTLVSKPENNSTTLMPYASGDGGGGCGHSGGKSGKKKNQNIGEKLGHRRALFEKRKRLSDYALIFGMFGIVVMVIETELSWGAYGKESLYSLALKCLISLSTIILLGLIIIYHAREIQLFMVDNAADDWRIAMTYERIFFICLEILVCAIHPIPGNYTFTWTARLAYSYVPSKTDADVDIILSIPMFLRLYLIARVMLLHSKLFTDASSRSIGALNKINFNTRFVMKTLMTICPGTVLLVFTISLWIIAAWTVRACERYHDNQDITSNFLGAMWLISITFLTIGYGDMVPNTYCGKGVCLLTGIMGAGCTALVVAVVAKKLELTKAEKHVHNFMMDTQLTKRVKNTAANVLRETWLIYKNTKLVRKMDHARVRKHQRKFLQAIHQARKLRSVKMEQRKLNDQANSLVDLAKTQNIMYDMISDLNERGEDMEKRIALLETKLETLLSNLQALPGLISQVISQQHRDFLEVQLQPYDKHSPERSQSVSRRRSSSTAPPTSSESS, from the exons ATGGAAACCCCATTGCAGCTGCAGAACGATTTCTTTCCAGAGCAGCAATTCCAGCACTGTAAGTACCAGCACTACTGCGGACGGGAGGATCGGATCGGCAAGCAGCACGACAAATTCTGCACCTGCAATAGCTGCACCTGTGATGCGAGAAAAAGCCTCGTCTTTCGCGGGACGTCGCCGACCACTGTGGGAACTTTAAGGACACCTTCGGAAACGTCTTCGAGACAAGGTTGCCAGTACAGCGTCTGCGAGTTCACACCCTCTAGTCATGGTAGTTCATCCAGGCATCATCATCCTcaccatcagcagcagcattgcCGCGATCGGCAGCGGGGCAGCCTGGGCAGCAGCCACAAAGACAGTAACTCCTACAATGAAATAGCCATGAGCAGCTGCAGATACAACGGCGGCGTAATGCGGCCGCTGAGCAACTTGAGCTCGTCCCGCAGAAACATACACGAGTTTGATTCCGAGTCACAGCCTTTGCAGCCCATCTCAGGCGCAGATGCGTCGGACACTTTAGTATCCAAGCCGGAGAATAATTCCACCACACTGATGCCTTACGCATCGGGAGACGGAGGGGGAGGCTGCGGCCACAGCGGCGGTAAATCGGGGAAAAAGAAGAACCAGAACATTGGGGAAAAGCTCGGGCACAGGAGGGCCTTGTTTGAGAAAAGGAAGCGGCTCAGCGACTATGCTTTAATCTTTGGGATGTTTGGGATCGTTGTTATGGTTATAGAGACTGAACTCTCATGGGGAGCTTATGGAAAG GAGTCCCTGTATTCATTAGCTCTAAAATGCCTGATAAGCCTTTCTACAATCATTCTCCTGGGGCTGATTATCATATACCATGCAAGAGAGATACAG TTATTTATGGTGGACAACGCAGCTGATGACTGGAGGATAGCCATGACATATGAGCGCATCTTCTTCATCTGCCTGGAGATCCTGGTGTGTGCCATCCACCCCATCCCAGGGAACTACACCTTCACCTGGACAGCACGCCTGGCCTACTCCTACGTGCCATCCAAGACGGATGCAGATGTTGACATTATCTTGTCCATACCCATGTTCCTGCGGCTGTACCTCATCGCTCGTGTCATGCTGCTGCACAGCAAGCTCTTCACGGATGCCTCGTCCCGCAGCATCGGTGCACTTAACAAGATTAACTTTAACACACGCTTCGTGATGAAGACCCTCATGACCATCTGTCCCGGCACCGTGCTGCTGGTCTTCACCATCTCACTGTGGATCATTGCTGCATGGACTGTGAGAGCCTGCGAGAG gtACCATGACAACCAGGACATAACCAGCAACTTTCTAGGAGCCATGTGGTTGATCTCAATCACGTTTCTCACCATTGGATATGGGGACATGGTCCCAAACACATACTGTGGGAAAGGAGTCTGCCTCCTGACTGGCATTATG GGTGCTGGCTGCACTGCCTTGGTGGTGGCTGTGGTGGCAAAGAAACTGGAGTTAACCAAAGCTGAAAAACATGTCCACAATTTTATGATGGACACCCAGCTAACAAAAAGA GTGAAAAACACAGCTGCGAATGTTCTCAGGGAGACGTGGCTCATCTATAAGAACACCAAACTGGTGAGGAAGATGGACCACGCCAGAGTCAGGAAGCACCAGAGGAAATTTCTCCAAGCCATTCACCA AGCTCGAAA ATTGAGAAGTGTTAAAATGGAGCAACGCAAGCTGAATGACCAAGCAAACTCACTAGTGGACCTTGCTAAG ACTCAGAATATCATGTATGACATGATATCGGACttgaatgagagaggagaggacatggAGAAGAGGATTGCCCTGCTGGAGACAAAGCTGGAGACTCTACTGAGTAACTTGCAGGCTCTGCCGGGACTCATCAGCCAGGTCATCAGCCAGCAGCACAGGGACTTCCTGGAGGTGCAGCTCCAGCCTTATGACAAACACAGCCCTGAGCGCTCACAGTCAGTGTCCCGACGGAGGTCGTCCTCCACAGCACCGCCCACCTCCTCCGAGAGCAGCTAG
- the kcnn2 gene encoding small conductance calcium-activated potassium channel protein 2 isoform X1, translating into METPLQLQNDFFPEQQFQHCKYQHYCGREDRIGKQHDKFCTCNSCTCDARKSLVFRGTSPTTVGTLRTPSETSSRQGCQYSVCEFTPSSHGSSSRHHHPHHQQQHCRDRQRGSLGSSHKDSNSYNEIAMSSCRYNGGVMRPLSNLSSSRRNIHEFDSESQPLQPISGADASDTLVSKPENNSTTLMPYASGDGGGGCGHSGGKSGKKKNQNIGEKLGHRRALFEKRKRLSDYALIFGMFGIVVMVIETELSWGAYGKESLYSLALKCLISLSTIILLGLIIIYHAREIQLFMVDNAADDWRIAMTYERIFFICLEILVCAIHPIPGNYTFTWTARLAYSYVPSKTDADVDIILSIPMFLRLYLIARVMLLHSKLFTDASSRSIGALNKINFNTRFVMKTLMTICPGTVLLVFTISLWIIAAWTVRACERYHDNQDITSNFLGAMWLISITFLTIGYGDMVPNTYCGKGVCLLTGIMGAGCTALVVAVVAKKLELTKAEKHVHNFMMDTQLTKRVKNTAANVLRETWLIYKNTKLVRKMDHARVRKHQRKFLQAIHQLRSVKMEQRKLNDQANSLVDLAKTQNIMYDMISDLNERGEDMEKRIALLETKLETLLSNLQALPGLISQVISQQHRDFLEVQLQPYDKHSPERSQSVSRRRSSSTAPPTSSESS; encoded by the exons ATGGAAACCCCATTGCAGCTGCAGAACGATTTCTTTCCAGAGCAGCAATTCCAGCACTGTAAGTACCAGCACTACTGCGGACGGGAGGATCGGATCGGCAAGCAGCACGACAAATTCTGCACCTGCAATAGCTGCACCTGTGATGCGAGAAAAAGCCTCGTCTTTCGCGGGACGTCGCCGACCACTGTGGGAACTTTAAGGACACCTTCGGAAACGTCTTCGAGACAAGGTTGCCAGTACAGCGTCTGCGAGTTCACACCCTCTAGTCATGGTAGTTCATCCAGGCATCATCATCCTcaccatcagcagcagcattgcCGCGATCGGCAGCGGGGCAGCCTGGGCAGCAGCCACAAAGACAGTAACTCCTACAATGAAATAGCCATGAGCAGCTGCAGATACAACGGCGGCGTAATGCGGCCGCTGAGCAACTTGAGCTCGTCCCGCAGAAACATACACGAGTTTGATTCCGAGTCACAGCCTTTGCAGCCCATCTCAGGCGCAGATGCGTCGGACACTTTAGTATCCAAGCCGGAGAATAATTCCACCACACTGATGCCTTACGCATCGGGAGACGGAGGGGGAGGCTGCGGCCACAGCGGCGGTAAATCGGGGAAAAAGAAGAACCAGAACATTGGGGAAAAGCTCGGGCACAGGAGGGCCTTGTTTGAGAAAAGGAAGCGGCTCAGCGACTATGCTTTAATCTTTGGGATGTTTGGGATCGTTGTTATGGTTATAGAGACTGAACTCTCATGGGGAGCTTATGGAAAG GAGTCCCTGTATTCATTAGCTCTAAAATGCCTGATAAGCCTTTCTACAATCATTCTCCTGGGGCTGATTATCATATACCATGCAAGAGAGATACAG TTATTTATGGTGGACAACGCAGCTGATGACTGGAGGATAGCCATGACATATGAGCGCATCTTCTTCATCTGCCTGGAGATCCTGGTGTGTGCCATCCACCCCATCCCAGGGAACTACACCTTCACCTGGACAGCACGCCTGGCCTACTCCTACGTGCCATCCAAGACGGATGCAGATGTTGACATTATCTTGTCCATACCCATGTTCCTGCGGCTGTACCTCATCGCTCGTGTCATGCTGCTGCACAGCAAGCTCTTCACGGATGCCTCGTCCCGCAGCATCGGTGCACTTAACAAGATTAACTTTAACACACGCTTCGTGATGAAGACCCTCATGACCATCTGTCCCGGCACCGTGCTGCTGGTCTTCACCATCTCACTGTGGATCATTGCTGCATGGACTGTGAGAGCCTGCGAGAG gtACCATGACAACCAGGACATAACCAGCAACTTTCTAGGAGCCATGTGGTTGATCTCAATCACGTTTCTCACCATTGGATATGGGGACATGGTCCCAAACACATACTGTGGGAAAGGAGTCTGCCTCCTGACTGGCATTATG GGTGCTGGCTGCACTGCCTTGGTGGTGGCTGTGGTGGCAAAGAAACTGGAGTTAACCAAAGCTGAAAAACATGTCCACAATTTTATGATGGACACCCAGCTAACAAAAAGA GTGAAAAACACAGCTGCGAATGTTCTCAGGGAGACGTGGCTCATCTATAAGAACACCAAACTGGTGAGGAAGATGGACCACGCCAGAGTCAGGAAGCACCAGAGGAAATTTCTCCAAGCCATTCACCA ATTGAGAAGTGTTAAAATGGAGCAACGCAAGCTGAATGACCAAGCAAACTCACTAGTGGACCTTGCTAAG ACTCAGAATATCATGTATGACATGATATCGGACttgaatgagagaggagaggacatggAGAAGAGGATTGCCCTGCTGGAGACAAAGCTGGAGACTCTACTGAGTAACTTGCAGGCTCTGCCGGGACTCATCAGCCAGGTCATCAGCCAGCAGCACAGGGACTTCCTGGAGGTGCAGCTCCAGCCTTATGACAAACACAGCCCTGAGCGCTCACAGTCAGTGTCCCGACGGAGGTCGTCCTCCACAGCACCGCCCACCTCCTCCGAGAGCAGCTAG